In Halanaerobium praevalens DSM 2228, the DNA window GAAGATATCGCTAATATTATAAATAAGATTAGAAATAAAATACCTGATGCTAAATTAAGAACTTCTTTGATTACAGGTTTTCCTGGTGAAACTGAATCAGATTTTGAAAACTTAAAAAAATTCATAAAAAAATATAAGTTTGATCGTTTAGGAGCTTTTGAGTTTTCCAGAGAAGAAGGAACTGCTGCTTACAAGCTAGATAATCGAGTTCCTGCAGCTGTCAAAGCCGAAAGAAAAGAAGAAATTATGCAATTACAGCAGGAAATTTCTTTAGCTAAAAACAAAGAACTAATTGGTCGTAAGCTTGAAGTTATTATTGAAGATTATGATCAAGAAAATTATTTAGCTCGTTCTCGCTATGATTCACCAGAAATTGATAATCAAATTTATATTCCAATTAAAAAGCAAAAATTAGAAATTGGAGAAATTTATCAGGCTGAAATAAAAGAAGCCTTCCATTATGATCTAATAGGAGAGATAGAGGATGAATCTGCCAAATAAATTATCATTTTTAAGAATTTTATTGGTCCCAGTTATAATTTATTTACTTTTAGTTAATTCTTTTGCTGCTAGTATTGGAGCTCTTTTAGTTTTTGTTTTAGCTGCTTTAACAGATAAATATGATGGTCAATATGCTCGTAAACATAATTTGATTACTACTTTAGGTAAAATTCTTGATCCTCTAGCAGATAAATTATTAATTATTGGAGTTTTTACAGCTTTTGTTAAACTAGATGTTTTATCAATCTGGCCTTTGTTGATTATTATTACTAGAGAATTGGCTGTAACAGGTTTAAGAGTTGTAGCAGCAGATCAAGGATCTGTGATTGCAGCTAATATTTGGGGTAAAACTAAAACAACTATTCAGATGTTAACAGCTATTGTTTTAATAATTAATCCTTTAATTTTTGATTTACCAGTTTTATTAACAGAAACTTTAATCTGGCTAACAGTCATTATTACTATTTATTCAGGCTATACTTATTTTGCTGGAGCAGATGTTGATTATTCTTAGGAGGAATTTATGTTAAAAAAAATAAATAATTTTTTAGCAACTGGCTTTTATAGTGGTTATCTTCCAGTAGCACCTGGAACTTGGGGTTCACTTTTAACAGTATTACTGCTTTTTTTCTTTCCTAACTTAAATAATATATATTTGCTATCAGCACTTTGTTTAGGTGGAATTGCAATTTCTAATTTTGAAGAAAAGCAAACTGGAATCAAAGATGATAGTAAAATAGTAATTGATGAGATGGCAGGTCAATTATTAGTTTTTTTTAGTTTAGAATTGACTCTTCCAATTTTAATTAGTGGTTTTATTCTCTTTAGAATTTTTGATATTACTAAACCATGGTTAATAGATAAAGTTCAAAATTTACCTTCAGGCTGGGGAGTTATGTTAGATGATATCTTAGCTGGATTAATATCTTTAATCATTTTAAAAGTAATTTTATTTTTAATTTAATAATTTTAATTAGATTCTAATTTAATCGACCTTAATCAGGTCGATTTTTTGTTTTTGAACTGATATAATTAGTTTGAGGTGAGTAAATATTGAAAACAGCAATTGTTGCAACAGGTTCTGAATTAATTAGAGGTTTTGTTCAAGATATAAATTCAAGATTTTTAGCCAGAAATTTAACTGAGTTAGGTTTTGAAAATCAAAATATATTTATTTGTGGAGATCAAAAAGAAACTATAAAAGAAAGTATATTGAGAGCAGCTAAAATAGCTGATTTAATTTTTATAACAGGTGGTTTAGGGCCAACTAAAGATGATCAAACTAAAAATGCTTTTGCAGAAGCCTTAGACTTAGAATTAGAGTATTCAACAAAAATTGAGAAAAATTTAACTAAAATATTTAAAAGCTCAAACTTAAATCAAAATAATTTATCTCAAGCTTATATTCCTCAAGGGGCTAAAGTGATTAATAATAATTTTGGTACAGCTCCTGCTCTAAAATTAAAAAATAAAAATAATTGTTTTTATTTATTACCAGGTGTTCCTTCAGAGTTGAAATATCTTTTTAGAGAAAAAATTATTTCTGATTTAAAAAGTTTAAGTCAAAACAAATTTTTAGTTAAAGAATTAAATTTCATTGGGATTGGAGAAGCAAATTTAGCTGCAAAAGTTGAAAATTTAGCTTTAAATCCAGCATTAGAAATTAGTTATCAAGCTGGACAAGCTGAAGTTAAACTTAGAATTAAAGTTAATTCTGCATCTCAAAAAAGTTTTAAGCAAAAAAATGAAATTGTTAATAAAGCCAGGAATAAATTAAAAAAAGAATTTAGTTGTTTTATTTATGGAGAAGATAATGAAAGTCTTGAAGCTAAAATAAAAAAAATATTAATCAAGAAAAAATTAAAAGTGGCAACAGCAGAATCATTTACTGGAGGATTATTGGCTAAAAGATTAACTAAGCTGCCTGGAAGTTCAGAATATTTTTTAGGCTCCATTGTAGCTTATAATCAAGAAATAAAAGAAAAATTATTAAAGCTTAAACAAAGTTTCCTTAAAAAATATGGTGTAGTTAGTCAAGAATGTGTTGAAGCAATGGCGGTTAGTGCAGCAAATATTTTTAGTTCAGATCTAGCTCTTGCAAGTTCTGGAGCTGCTGGTCCAGCTGCTCATGCTGATCAAAAAGCAGGGATAATGTTTATTAGTATTTTTTATCAAGGTCAAAGCAAAACTTTTAAAATTGAAAAAAATTATGGCCGTGCTGCTAATACATTTTATGCTTCCCAAATTGCATTATTTGAATTATATAAGCTGATTGCTCAAAAGAGGAATGATTTAAATGCTTAAAAAACTAATGTATTTAATAGTAATTTCTTTATTCTTAATATCTCTTTCTAATTCAGTTTTAGCTGCTGAAAATAGCGATTTAAATTCTAAAAATTTAAATCAACTTTTTTTGAGTGGCTTAAAAGATTATAAGGCAGAAAATTATGCTTTAGCAGAACAAAAATTTATTAAACTTTTAGCAAATGATAATTTGGATTCTGGTTTAGAATTTAGTTCTCTTTATTATTCTACTAAAACAGCAATTTACCGTAATCAAATAGCTAAAGCTGTTAATTATTTAAAGCAAATGGATCAAATAGGTTATCAAAGTGCTAATTTAAATTGGGAAATAGCAAAATTATATTTAAATCAAAAAAATCAATATGATAGTGCTGATTTCAAAATGGCCTTAGAATATTTAAAAAAGGCTAATGATTTAGGAATTAATCAAATTGAATTTAAACGTGATTTAGCCTATGGATATTTAGAAAATAATAAATTTAAAAAAGCAGAAAAGTTGTATAAAGAAATAATAGAAGTTAAAGCTCAAGCTTCTGATTATTTAGCTTTAGCAAAAATAAAAGAGCAAAATAAAAAATTTAAAAAAGCAATTAATTATTATGAAAATGCTTTAAAATTGAATGACTCTGAGTCTTCATTATATTTAAACTTAGCTAAACTGTATCAAAAAACAAATAATAACAAAGCAGCTATTTTAACCTTTAAAAAGGGTATAAACCAAAAAGCTGATTTTACTCCCTATTATATTGGCTTAGCTGAAAGTTATTTTGAACTTCAAAATTATAATGAAGCTGAAAAATATTTAAAAAAAGCAATTGAATTAAATAACAACTCTTATTATGGTTATTTTTTATTAGCAGAAGTAGAAGTAGAGCAGGGAAGATTAAATTTAGCTTTAAGTAATTATAATCAAGCTTTAAAATATAATCCAAATTATGTAGAAGCATATTTAGCAGAAGGTAAAATTTATTTAAAAGAAAAAGATTATTATCGAGCTATTTCTTCTTTTTCTATAGCAGTAGAAAAAAACAAAGATCATGCAGCAAGTCGTTACTATTTAGCTAAGGCTTATTATCAAGCGGAAATGTTAGAGGCTGCAAGAGCAGAAATAAAAAAAGCTCTTCATCTTGATAATAATTATCCAAAAGCAAGAGAGTTTTTAGAACAAATAGAAGCAGATTTAAATTTAGATAAAAATATTTAGTATAACTCATTTAAATAAAAGAATATTTTTAAATATTTACCAATTAATAGAAAATATTCTTGCAATTATTAAACATCTGTTCTATAATATAAACAAAGACAAAAATTGCAGTTAAAATAAACTTTAGGAGGACGATAAATTTGGCAACTAGTGATAAAGAAAAAGCGCTTGATAAAGCGGTAAAAAGAATTGAAAAACAGTTTGGTAAAGGATCAATTATGCGACTTGGAGATTCACAAAAGTTAAATGTAGAAGCAATTCCTACAGGTGCTTTACCCTTAGATTTAGCTTTAGGTATAGGTGGTATTCCTAAAGGAAGAATAATTGAGTTATATGGTAATGAATCATCTGGTAAAACTACTTTAGCTCTCCATATCATTGCAGAAGCTCAAAAATTAGATGGAATTGCAGCTTTTATTGATGCTGAACATGCTTTAGATCCTAAATATGCCAAAAATTTAGGAGTAAATATTGATAATTTGTTAATTTCACAGCCTGATAGTGGAGAAGAGGCTTTGGAAATTGGAGAAGCTCTTGTTCGCAGTAATGCAGTTGATTTAGTAGTTATTGACTCAGTTGCAGCTTTAGTACCTAAAGCAGAATTAGAAGGTGATATGGGTGATTCTCATATGGGTTTACAAGCACGCTTAATGTCACAGGCTATGCGTAAATTATCTGGAGCAATTAGTAAATCCAAAGCAGCAGTTATTTTCATTAATCAAATTAGAGAAAAAATTGGAGTAATGTTTGGTAATCCTGAAACTACTCCTGGAGGAAGAGCACTTAAGTTCTATTCTTCTGTTAGAATAGAAATGAGAAGGTCACAAACAATTAAAGATGGAGATAAATTAATTGGAAGTACAGCTAAGGTAAAAGTTGTAAAAAATAAGGTGGCAGCTCCATTTAGAAATTGTCAATTTGATATAATGTATGGAACTGGTATTTCTCAATCAGGTTGTATCATTGACTTAGGAGAAGAAACAGGAATTGTAGATAGAGCTGGATCCTGGTATTCTTATGGAGATGTTCGTTTAGGCCAAGGTAGACAAAATTCGAAAGAGTTTTTACAAGATAATCCAGAAATAATGGAAGAAATTGATGATAAAATTAGAATTAAAATTGGTCTAAAAGAAGGAGAAATTGAAGAAGATAAAAAAGAAGCTGAAAAAGCAGAGGAGAAGGAATAATTCTCCATGGATCAAACAAATAAAAAAGAATTTTCAAAAGCAAGAAATAAAGCTTTTAAATTATTAAGTTATAGAGAAAGAACAATCAAAGAAATTGAAGATCGTTTAAGAAAAAAAGATTTTACTGAAGAAGTTATTAAAGCAGTAGTTGATTATCTTTTAGAAAATGATTATTTAAATGAAGAGCGTTTTGCTGAAATGTGGATTAGATCCAGAAAAAACCATCATCCACGCGGACGAAAATTAATTTATAAAGAATTAAAAAATAAAGGTGTTAATCAGAGAATAATTAATACTGCTTTAAATCAGTATTTAAGTCAAGAAGATGAATTAAAAATGGCAGAATATCTAATGACTAAATGGTTAAGACGCCGCAAAAAAGAAGATAGTTCTAGTTATAAATTAAAAAATTATTTAGCTAACAAAGGTTTTAGTTATAATTTAGTTTATCAAGTAACAGATAAGTAAAAGTCTGCTATAAGCAGGCTTTTTACTTTATTTACCAAATTGTCGGCTTTTCTTGACATCTAGATTGAAAAAAGTTAAAATATTATTAGAAATGTAAATATAAAATTAAAAATTGAATATAGAACAGGGGGTGAATATTATTACTGGAGGTGTATTTTATTTTATAATAGCCCTACCTCTCGGAATTGTAATCGGGTATTTAACGAGAAAATATATTGCAAAAGCACGGATGCAATCTGCTGAAGAAGAAGCAGATAAAATACTCAAAGATGCAGTAAGGGATGCCAAGGCAAAGAAAAAAGAAATTACTCTGGAAGCTAAAGAAAATGCTCATCAAATTCGTGAAGAGGCTAATAAAGAATGTCAAAAGCGAAGAGATGAATTACAAAAATTAGAAAATAGATTAATGCGTAAAGAAGAAAATCTTGATCGTAAATCTGAAAATCTAGACAGAAAAGAACAAAGTTTAAAAGATCGAGATAATAATCTAAATAAAGCTGAAGAGAAAATTGAAAAAATGAAAAAAGAGCAAAAAGAAAAATTAGAAATGATAGCAAGCTTTTCTGAAAAAGAAGCTAAAGATTATTTATTAAATAAAGTTGAATCTGAGCTAGATCATGAGTATGCAAAAATGATTAAAGCAAAAGAAGCTGAAGCAAAAGAAAAGTCTGAGAAAAAAGCTAGAGAAATTATTTCACTTGCTATCCAAAGATCTGCAGCAGACCATGTTACAGAATCTACAGTCTCTGTAGTTAATCTTCCAAATGATGATATGAAGGGAAGAATCATTGGACGTGAAGGTAGAAATATTAGGACTTTAGAAAGCTTAACAGGAATTGATTTAATTATTGATGATACTCCTGAGGCAGTTGTGATTTCTGGTTTTGATCCAATTAGAAGAGAAATTGCCAGAATTGCTTTAGAAAAATTAATTATTGATGGTAGAATTCATCCAGCTAGAATTGAAGAAATGGTTGAAAAAGCTGAAAAAGAATTAGACCAGCATATTAAGGAAATAGGAGAACAGGCAACTTTTGATTCAGGTGTTCATGGTTTAGATTCTGAATTAGTTCAATTACTTGGAAGACTTAAATTTAGAACTAGCTATGGTCAGAATGTATTACAACATTCTATAGAAGTTTCCTATTTAGCAAGCATTATGGCAGCAGAATTAGGAGCAGATGTTACTCTTGCAAGAAGGGGTGGACTGCTACATGATATTGGTAAAGCAATAGATCATGATATGGAAGGTACCCATGTTAATTTAGGTGTTGATACAGCTAGAAAACATGGTGAAAGTGAAAAAGTTATTCATACTATTGAAGCTCATCATAATGATGTTGAATTTAAGTCAGTTGAAGCTGTTTTAGTTGCAGCTGCTGATGCTATTTCAGCCGCAAGACCTGGAGCTAGAAAAGAGACCTTAGATTCTTATATTAAGAGACTTGAAGAATTAGAAGAAATTGGTGAGTCTTTTGAAGGTGTCGAAAAGGCTTATGCTATCCAAGCAGGAAGAGAAATTAGAATCATGGTTGAACCCGATAAAATTAATGATGTTACAAGTACCAAAATGGTTAGAGATATTACTAAGAAAATTGAAAATAATCTTGACTATCCGGGACAAATTAAAGTTGTAATTATTCGGGAAACAAGAGTAGTAGATTATGCTAAATAAAAAATAACTAATTTTGAAATTAATAGGCTCCTCTTTGAGGAGCCTTTTATAAATTTATTATATAAAGTGGGAGATCTAAAATGAATATTTTATTTATAGGTGATATTGTAGGAAGAGCAGGTAGACGAGCTGTTAGACTTTTTTTAGATAAAATAAAAAAAGAAAATAAAGTAGATTTTATAATTGCAAATGGTGAAAATTCAGCTGGTGGTTTTGGTATAACTAAAAAAGTGGCTAAAGAACTAGTTGACTATGGTATAGATTTTTTTACGATGGGAAATCATACTTGGGATAACAAAGATATTTTTAAATTTATTGATGAAAAAGATAATTTGATTCGCCCTTTAAATTTTCCTGAAAATAATCCAGGCCAAGGTTGGAAAACTATAGAAATTAATTCTAAAAAAGTTACTATAATAAATTTAATTGGTCAAGTATTTATGCAAAGTTGTGATTCACCTTATCATAAATTTATAGAGCTTTATCCTCAAATTAGAGATTCAGATATTATTTTAGTTGATTTTCATGCAGAAGCAACAGGAGAAAAAATGGCCTTTGCTAGAGCTGTTGATGGAATGGTCACTGCAGTTATTGGGACTCATACCCATGTTCAAACAAATGATGCTCAAATTTTGCCTCAAAAAACAGCTTATATTACTGATGCAGGTTTAACAGGAGCGGTTGATTCTATTTTAGGTATGAAAGCTGATAAAATGGTCCAAAAAATGAAAGACTCACTTCCAGTTCGATATGAAGTAGCAACTGGTGAAGTTAAATTAGAAGCTGTTTTAGTTAAAATTGGAAACAAAAATAATCAAGCTACAGCAATTGAAACAATTAATAAAAATAATCTCTAATAATTTGTTCAAAAAGCAGGAATTTATTTCATTGATGTCTAATATGTATTATATAAGCATATGTGATATTTTATTCATATAGGGAGGTAATAGACAAAAATGGAAATTTTAAAAGTATCATCAAATTCAAGTCCAAATAAAGTAGCTGGAGCTTTAGCTGGTGTTTTAAGAGAAGAAGGTAAGGCAGAACTGCAGGCTATTGGTGCAGGGGCCATTAACCAAGGGGTGAAAGCTGTAGCAATTGCAAGAGGTTTTGTAGCTCCTAGTGGGGTTGATTTAATCTGTATACCAGCCTTTACTGATATAGAGATTGAAGGAGAAGAAAGGACTGCGATTAAATTAATTGTAGAACCAAGATAGAAATTTTATCTGTTTGCCAGCTGGCAGACAGATTTTTTTACTTTTAATCTTATTTTAACTTGTGTTATGACACATTTAAGTTATATAATAGATAATAGTTAGGAATAAATAAGTTGGTCAAGCCCTATAAATTTGAGGTGCTAAAATGGAAAAAATATTAATTGTTGAAGATGAAGCTAAAATAAGGAAATTAATTAAAAGCTATTTAGCAGAAGAATATAAATTAAAAGAAGCTGCAAATGGAAAAAAAGCATTATCTCTATTTAAAAATAATAATTTTGATTTAATTATTTTAGATTTAATGTTACCTAAAATAAGTGGAGAAGAAGTTTGTCAAAATATAAGACAAATCTCTGATATTCCAATTATTATGTTAACTGCTAAAAGTAGTGAAGAACATAAAATAGCTGGTTTTAATTATGGTGCAGATGATTATTTAACAAAGCCTTTTAGTCCTCGAGAATTATTAGTGCGTGTCAAAGCACTTTTAAGACGCAGTCAAAATGTTAAAAAAGCCAATGTCATCGCCTTAAATAAAGGAGAATATAAGATATTCCCTGAAAAAATGATTGTCACAAAAGATGATCTTGATTGTGAACTCACAACTACAGAATTCAAAATTTTAATGGCCTTAATTAATAATGCAAATCAAGTTTTAAGTCGGGAACAATTAGCAGATATTGTGATGGGACTGGAGTTTAGTGGATTTGATAGAACTATAGATGCTCATATTAAAAATATAAGAAAAAAAATGAAATTAGAAAAAGATCAATATATAATTACAGTCTATGGAGCTGGGTATAAGTTTATAGGTGATCTTTAATGTCTAAATTAGGTAAAAAAATATTTATTATATTTCTATTATTAATTATTTTATCTTTATTTTTAGTTGGTCTTTTTATTAATTTTTCAATTGGAGAAAAATTTGATGATTTTATAAATCTGCAGCGTGAAAAAAGTATTCAAGAATTAGCAGAATTAATTACAGAGGCAGCTGCTAAAAATGATTTTAAAGAAGTTAGATCATTAGTTAAGAATTTTAGTAGAACTAATAAAATTCCAATTTGGCTGCAAGATGAAAAAGGAAATTTCATTTATTTTTCTAATCAAAGTCGTCATATGTCTAATATGATGGGAAATATGGGAATGAATAGTTCACATTTACGCATGATGAATCAATTGCCTGATGATTTTCCAGGTCGAAATAAAAAAGAACTAATATATTCAGATGGTAGAAAAATATTCACTTTATATTGGAAAGAATTGGCGGCTAAAAATCAGTTAGATTCTGAAATCTATAATTATTTTAAAAAAAATATATATCAAGCAATAATATTTAGTGCTGCTATAGTAATTTTTTTAATAATAATTCTATCCTTTATTATTTCTAAAAAAATAACTACTCCCTTAATTAAGCTTAAAAATGCTGCTTTAGCAGTTGCTCAAGGGGATTATAAAGAAAAGATAGAAGCCAAAGGTCAAGATGAATTAACTGAATTAATAGAAGCTTTTAATTTAATGACAAAAAAATTAAAAAAATTAGATAAAATAAGAAAAGAATCCACTTCTGATTTAGCT includes these proteins:
- the pgsA gene encoding CDP-diacylglycerol--glycerol-3-phosphate 3-phosphatidyltransferase, with translation MNLPNKLSFLRILLVPVIIYLLLVNSFAASIGALLVFVLAALTDKYDGQYARKHNLITTLGKILDPLADKLLIIGVFTAFVKLDVLSIWPLLIIITRELAVTGLRVVAADQGSVIAANIWGKTKTTIQMLTAIVLIINPLIFDLPVLLTETLIWLTVIITIYSGYTYFAGADVDYS
- a CDS encoding phosphatidylglycerophosphatase A family protein; translation: MLKKINNFLATGFYSGYLPVAPGTWGSLLTVLLLFFFPNLNNIYLLSALCLGGIAISNFEEKQTGIKDDSKIVIDEMAGQLLVFFSLELTLPILISGFILFRIFDITKPWLIDKVQNLPSGWGVMLDDILAGLISLIILKVILFLI
- a CDS encoding CinA family nicotinamide mononucleotide deamidase-related protein produces the protein MKTAIVATGSELIRGFVQDINSRFLARNLTELGFENQNIFICGDQKETIKESILRAAKIADLIFITGGLGPTKDDQTKNAFAEALDLELEYSTKIEKNLTKIFKSSNLNQNNLSQAYIPQGAKVINNNFGTAPALKLKNKNNCFYLLPGVPSELKYLFREKIISDLKSLSQNKFLVKELNFIGIGEANLAAKVENLALNPALEISYQAGQAEVKLRIKVNSASQKSFKQKNEIVNKARNKLKKEFSCFIYGEDNESLEAKIKKILIKKKLKVATAESFTGGLLAKRLTKLPGSSEYFLGSIVAYNQEIKEKLLKLKQSFLKKYGVVSQECVEAMAVSAANIFSSDLALASSGAAGPAAHADQKAGIMFISIFYQGQSKTFKIEKNYGRAANTFYASQIALFELYKLIAQKRNDLNA
- a CDS encoding tetratricopeptide repeat protein encodes the protein MLKKLMYLIVISLFLISLSNSVLAAENSDLNSKNLNQLFLSGLKDYKAENYALAEQKFIKLLANDNLDSGLEFSSLYYSTKTAIYRNQIAKAVNYLKQMDQIGYQSANLNWEIAKLYLNQKNQYDSADFKMALEYLKKANDLGINQIEFKRDLAYGYLENNKFKKAEKLYKEIIEVKAQASDYLALAKIKEQNKKFKKAINYYENALKLNDSESSLYLNLAKLYQKTNNNKAAILTFKKGINQKADFTPYYIGLAESYFELQNYNEAEKYLKKAIELNNNSYYGYFLLAEVEVEQGRLNLALSNYNQALKYNPNYVEAYLAEGKIYLKEKDYYRAISSFSIAVEKNKDHAASRYYLAKAYYQAEMLEAARAEIKKALHLDNNYPKAREFLEQIEADLNLDKNI
- the recA gene encoding recombinase RecA; this translates as MATSDKEKALDKAVKRIEKQFGKGSIMRLGDSQKLNVEAIPTGALPLDLALGIGGIPKGRIIELYGNESSGKTTLALHIIAEAQKLDGIAAFIDAEHALDPKYAKNLGVNIDNLLISQPDSGEEALEIGEALVRSNAVDLVVIDSVAALVPKAELEGDMGDSHMGLQARLMSQAMRKLSGAISKSKAAVIFINQIREKIGVMFGNPETTPGGRALKFYSSVRIEMRRSQTIKDGDKLIGSTAKVKVVKNKVAAPFRNCQFDIMYGTGISQSGCIIDLGEETGIVDRAGSWYSYGDVRLGQGRQNSKEFLQDNPEIMEEIDDKIRIKIGLKEGEIEEDKKEAEKAEEKE
- a CDS encoding regulatory protein RecX; protein product: MDQTNKKEFSKARNKAFKLLSYRERTIKEIEDRLRKKDFTEEVIKAVVDYLLENDYLNEERFAEMWIRSRKNHHPRGRKLIYKELKNKGVNQRIINTALNQYLSQEDELKMAEYLMTKWLRRRKKEDSSSYKLKNYLANKGFSYNLVYQVTDK
- the rny gene encoding ribonuclease Y, whose protein sequence is MNIITGGVFYFIIALPLGIVIGYLTRKYIAKARMQSAEEEADKILKDAVRDAKAKKKEITLEAKENAHQIREEANKECQKRRDELQKLENRLMRKEENLDRKSENLDRKEQSLKDRDNNLNKAEEKIEKMKKEQKEKLEMIASFSEKEAKDYLLNKVESELDHEYAKMIKAKEAEAKEKSEKKAREIISLAIQRSAADHVTESTVSVVNLPNDDMKGRIIGREGRNIRTLESLTGIDLIIDDTPEAVVISGFDPIRREIARIALEKLIIDGRIHPARIEEMVEKAEKELDQHIKEIGEQATFDSGVHGLDSELVQLLGRLKFRTSYGQNVLQHSIEVSYLASIMAAELGADVTLARRGGLLHDIGKAIDHDMEGTHVNLGVDTARKHGESEKVIHTIEAHHNDVEFKSVEAVLVAAADAISAARPGARKETLDSYIKRLEELEEIGESFEGVEKAYAIQAGREIRIMVEPDKINDVTSTKMVRDITKKIENNLDYPGQIKVVIIRETRVVDYAK
- a CDS encoding TIGR00282 family metallophosphoesterase — its product is MNILFIGDIVGRAGRRAVRLFLDKIKKENKVDFIIANGENSAGGFGITKKVAKELVDYGIDFFTMGNHTWDNKDIFKFIDEKDNLIRPLNFPENNPGQGWKTIEINSKKVTIINLIGQVFMQSCDSPYHKFIELYPQIRDSDIILVDFHAEATGEKMAFARAVDGMVTAVIGTHTHVQTNDAQILPQKTAYITDAGLTGAVDSILGMKADKMVQKMKDSLPVRYEVATGEVKLEAVLVKIGNKNNQATAIETINKNNL
- a CDS encoding stage V sporulation protein S; translation: MEILKVSSNSSPNKVAGALAGVLREEGKAELQAIGAGAINQGVKAVAIARGFVAPSGVDLICIPAFTDIEIEGEERTAIKLIVEPR
- a CDS encoding response regulator transcription factor is translated as MEKILIVEDEAKIRKLIKSYLAEEYKLKEAANGKKALSLFKNNNFDLIILDLMLPKISGEEVCQNIRQISDIPIIMLTAKSSEEHKIAGFNYGADDYLTKPFSPRELLVRVKALLRRSQNVKKANVIALNKGEYKIFPEKMIVTKDDLDCELTTTEFKILMALINNANQVLSREQLADIVMGLEFSGFDRTIDAHIKNIRKKMKLEKDQYIITVYGAGYKFIGDL
- a CDS encoding HAMP domain-containing sensor histidine kinase is translated as MSKLGKKIFIIFLLLIILSLFLVGLFINFSIGEKFDDFINLQREKSIQELAELITEAAAKNDFKEVRSLVKNFSRTNKIPIWLQDEKGNFIYFSNQSRHMSNMMGNMGMNSSHLRMMNQLPDDFPGRNKKELIYSDGRKIFTLYWKELAAKNQLDSEIYNYFKKNIYQAIIFSAAIVIFLIIILSFIISKKITTPLIKLKNAALAVAQGDYKEKIEAKGQDELTELIEAFNLMTKKLKKLDKIRKESTSDLAHELRTPLTTLSGYLEAIEDGKLKADLATIKEMQEETKRITKLVENLNDFANAQNKVFNLKKEKINLKPIIKKVLKHFSKSIKDKNIELKLNLDSELYLNGDQDSLFQIVDNIIENAIKYNKQNGKIIIEAKKEKDYLIINFKDTGLGIKAKDLPYIFERFYRTDQSRNSKNQGSGIGLAVVKELVEAHNGKIKAQSNEQQGTIFKLKLPALKT